One Cedecea neteri DNA segment encodes these proteins:
- the xseA gene encoding exodeoxyribonuclease VII large subunit: protein MSTQNSPSIFTVSRLNQTVRLLLEQEMGQVWISGEISNFSQPSSGHWYFTLKDDTAQVRCAMFRNSNRRVTFRPQHGQQVLVRANITLYEPRGDYQIIVESMQPAGEGLLQQQYEQLKQKLSAEGLFDALHKQPLPAPARQVGVITSKTGAALHDVLHVLQRRDPSLPVIIYPTAVQGADAPLQIVRAIELANLRNECDVLIVGRGGGSLEDLWSFNDERVARAIFASKIPVVSAVGHETDVTIADFVADLRAPTPSAAAEIVSRNQTELLRQIQSQQQRMEMAMDYYLAQRSRRFTQLHHRLQQQHPQLRLARQQTTLERLRQRLTVAMDGKMRRASQQQLRLSQRLNQQQPQPRIHRAQSRLQQLEYRLSQLVSAQLSQTKQRFGTALAQLEAVSPLATLARGYSVTTAEDGKVLKKTKQVKSGDTLTTRLDDGWVESQVTGIKPVKAPRKRKPAAKDE from the coding sequence ATGTCGACACAAAATTCCCCCTCAATTTTTACCGTTTCTCGCCTGAATCAGACGGTGCGTTTGCTGCTTGAGCAGGAAATGGGGCAGGTCTGGATCAGCGGTGAAATCTCTAACTTCAGCCAGCCTTCATCGGGCCACTGGTACTTCACGCTAAAGGACGATACCGCCCAGGTGCGCTGCGCGATGTTCCGCAACAGCAACCGCCGCGTAACCTTCCGCCCGCAGCACGGGCAGCAAGTGTTAGTACGCGCTAACATCACCCTTTACGAGCCGCGCGGCGACTACCAGATCATTGTCGAAAGTATGCAGCCCGCCGGTGAAGGGCTGCTGCAACAGCAGTACGAGCAGCTTAAGCAGAAGCTAAGCGCCGAAGGGCTTTTCGACGCATTGCACAAGCAGCCCCTGCCCGCTCCGGCTCGCCAGGTCGGTGTAATTACCTCTAAAACCGGGGCGGCCCTGCACGATGTGCTGCACGTTTTACAGCGCCGCGATCCGTCCCTGCCGGTCATCATCTACCCGACTGCCGTTCAGGGCGCCGACGCCCCGCTGCAGATTGTGCGCGCCATTGAGTTGGCCAACCTGCGCAACGAATGTGACGTGCTGATTGTCGGGCGCGGCGGCGGCTCGCTGGAAGATTTGTGGAGCTTTAACGATGAGCGGGTTGCGCGGGCAATATTTGCAAGCAAGATCCCGGTTGTTAGCGCCGTAGGGCATGAAACTGACGTCACGATCGCCGATTTTGTCGCGGATTTACGTGCACCGACGCCGTCCGCCGCGGCGGAAATCGTCAGCCGCAATCAGACGGAGTTACTGCGCCAAATCCAGTCCCAGCAGCAGCGTATGGAAATGGCGATGGACTATTATCTCGCCCAACGCTCGCGGCGGTTTACCCAGTTGCACCACCGCCTGCAGCAGCAGCATCCTCAGCTACGTTTAGCTCGCCAGCAAACCACCCTTGAGCGCCTGCGCCAGCGCCTGACCGTGGCAATGGACGGCAAAATGCGCCGGGCAAGTCAGCAGCAGTTGCGTCTCAGCCAGCGCCTTAACCAGCAGCAGCCTCAGCCCCGCATCCACCGCGCCCAGTCCCGCTTACAGCAGCTGGAATACCGGCTGTCGCAGTTAGTAAGCGCTCAGCTCAGCCAGACGAAACAACGCTTTGGCACCGCGCTGGCTCAGTTGGAAGCCGTTAGTCCGCTGGCGACGCTCGCTCGCGGCTACAGCGTAACAACAGCTGAGGACGGCAAAGTACTGAAGAAAACCAAACAGGTGAAGTCCGGGGACACGCTAACCACGCGCCTGGATGACGGCTGGGTCGAAAGTCAGGTGACGGGCATTAAGCCGGTGAAAGCGCCGCGTAAGCGTAAGCCCGCGGCGAAAGACGAATAA
- a CDS encoding zinc ribbon domain-containing protein: MMVNCPTCKSELKQTDDGAHCDACGKDFRLEALCPDCHKPLQVLKACGAVDYFCQHGHGLISKKRVEFVPSAL, translated from the coding sequence ATGATGGTGAATTGCCCGACGTGTAAAAGCGAACTGAAACAAACGGACGATGGGGCGCATTGCGATGCCTGCGGGAAGGACTTCCGCCTGGAAGCGCTTTGCCCGGACTGTCACAAGCCGTTGCAGGTGTTGAAAGCGTGTGGGGCGGTGGATTATTTCTGCCAGCACGGCCACGGGCTGATTTCTAAAAAGCGCGTAGAGTTTGTACCCTCCGCGCTTTGA